A window of the Sabethes cyaneus chromosome 1, idSabCyanKW18_F2, whole genome shotgun sequence genome harbors these coding sequences:
- the LOC128746122 gene encoding probable salivary secreted peptide, whose product MKFLILAAVLASIAVLVLGQSHNYLWGARRPRDMLLYRTNATKTSSFLKVKSMDLYYPVKGQKGRNISTINIVDQYVNGKGGYASLVAGGIGYNHTTIHLKSQRGNGFNFMVEIYGI is encoded by the exons ATGAAATTTCTAATATTAGCAGCAGTTTTAGCCTCTATTGCTGTCCTTGTACTGGGCCAGAGTCACAACTATCTGTGGGGCGCTAGAAGACCACGAGATATGCTGTTGTACCGCACTAATGCAACCAAGACGTCATCATTTTTGAAAGTCAAGAGTATGGATTTATATTATCCTGTAAAG gGGCAAAAAGGTCGCAATATTTCGACAATCAACATAGTAGATCAATACGTTAATGGAAAAGGTGGTTATGCCAGCTTAGTAGCTGGTGGTATAGGTTATAATCACACCACAATTCATTTGAAATCTCAACGCGGTAATGGATTCAACTTTATGGTGGAAATATACGGTATATAA